One stretch of Syntrophales bacterium DNA includes these proteins:
- the argC gene encoding N-acetyl-gamma-glutamyl-phosphate reductase, with amino-acid sequence MLKVSIYGASGYTGQELLRLLFRHPEVEVVALTSRKFKGTPVSDVFPAFHGLTDMEFIDASPYDVADLSDVVFLALPHGLAMEAVPLFLKAGKKVIDLSADFRLRDIAVYEQWYQKHTAPDLIKGAVYGLPELYRDSIKTGQLIANPGCYPTGVILGLAPVLKEGWIDIASIIVDSKSGVSGAGREPQIGSLFCEVNEGFKAYKIGQHRHMPEMEQELGFLAETDVKISFVPHLLPVNRGILNTIYAGLKESVSVSDLIDLYKKFYDGEAFVRIYKAGTFPTVSSVRGSNYCDIGLTVDGETGRVIIVSVIDNLIKGAAGQAVQNMNLMYGLSEDSGLKLISLFP; translated from the coding sequence ATGTTAAAAGTTAGCATATACGGAGCAAGTGGCTACACAGGTCAGGAACTCCTAAGACTTCTATTTAGGCATCCTGAAGTGGAAGTTGTTGCCCTGACGTCAAGGAAATTTAAGGGGACTCCAGTTTCCGATGTGTTCCCGGCTTTTCACGGGCTGACAGACATGGAATTTATTGATGCATCCCCTTATGATGTTGCCGATCTTTCCGATGTTGTCTTTTTGGCGCTTCCTCACGGTCTGGCGATGGAGGCTGTTCCTCTCTTTTTGAAAGCGGGGAAAAAGGTTATTGATCTTAGCGCTGATTTCCGCCTGCGTGATATTGCAGTGTACGAGCAGTGGTACCAGAAACATACGGCACCGGATTTGATAAAAGGGGCGGTTTACGGCCTTCCGGAATTGTACCGGGACAGTATTAAGACCGGACAGCTTATTGCAAATCCCGGGTGCTATCCAACCGGGGTCATTCTTGGTCTGGCCCCTGTGTTGAAGGAAGGATGGATTGATATCGCCTCGATTATTGTTGACTCGAAGTCGGGGGTTAGTGGTGCGGGTCGCGAACCGCAGATTGGCTCACTCTTCTGTGAGGTGAATGAGGGGTTTAAGGCCTATAAGATCGGCCAGCATCGTCACATGCCGGAGATGGAGCAGGAGCTCGGCTTCCTTGCCGAGACAGATGTTAAGATTTCCTTTGTGCCGCATCTGCTACCGGTGAACAGGGGGATACTTAATACGATATATGCGGGGCTAAAGGAGAGCGTATCCGTATCTGACCTGATAGATCTTTATAAAAAGTTTTACGATGGTGAAGCGTTTGTCAGGATTTATAAGGCGGGCACATTCCCCACTGTTTCATCCGTCAGGGGTTCTAATTACTGTGATATCGGGCTAACTGTTGACGGTGAGACGGGAAGGGTTATAATAGTATCCGTTATTGACAATCTTATAAAGGGTGCTGCCGGCCAGGCCGTACAAAACATGAACCTGATGTATGGCTTGAGTGAAGACTCTGGCTTAAAATTGATTTCGCTGTTTCCATAG